A section of the Epinephelus moara isolate mb chromosome 3, YSFRI_EMoa_1.0, whole genome shotgun sequence genome encodes:
- the LOC126387829 gene encoding solute carrier family 22 member 5-like has translation MKDYDDTISFLGQWGVFQQIVFFLLCASILPNGFGAFSIVFLNDIPSHHCAVPEVNLSKDWRDAIIPIEVVNGKQELSRCSRYRLDVVQNLSAQGFIPGRDVNLTDLEQEGCVDGWSYSKDIYQSTIVSEFDLVCSDQWKQPFTSTVYFLGVLVGSFFSGQLSDRFGRKPVFFTTMAIQTIFTFVQMFSPSWTVFSILLFISGLGQSSNYVAAFVLGSEMLTGKVRVLFSSLGVCLCFAIGYMMLPLFAYFLRDWKSLLLAISLPGLLYIPLWWFIPESPRWLLSQGRVEEAEAIVRKAAKKNKVEAPRVIFEDYIAHAYETKTDSKEQNNVFDLLRTKNIRNTTVILCLLMFTMSSGYFGLSLNTSRLHANPYISCFLSAAVEVPAYISSWLALRYLPRRLSLVSILMLGGMSLYFIQLVPQSLSDMAVVLEMLGKFDFTIGSALMLAYTAELYPTVLRNTAAGTCNAASRVGSCIAPFLLQLGVYFKYLPYIILGTLSVVSAFAALFLPESFGRPLPQTIQQMHKRESMKCPFITRKENSKAVVFFESRL, from the exons ATGAAGGACTATGACGACACGATATCTTTTTTGGGTCAGTGGGGAGTCTTCCAGCAGATTGTCTTCTTCCTGCTCTGTGCCAGCATCTTGCCCAATGGATTTGGAGCTTTCTCTATCGTCTTCCTGAATGACATTCCCAGTCACCACTGTGCAGTTCCTGAGGTTAACCTGTCCAAAGATTGGCGCGATGCTATCATCCCGATAGAG GTGGTGAATGGGAAACAGGAGCTGAGCAGATGCAGCAGGTACAGGCTGGATGTGGTCCAAAATCTCTCTGCTCAGGGATTCATCCCTGGCAGGGACGTCAACCTCACTGACCTGGAGCAGGAGGGCTGTGTGGATGGGTGGAGCTACAGCAAAGACATCTACCAATCCACCATTGTCTCTGAG TTTGACCTGGTGTGCAGTGATCAGTGGAAGCAGCCATTCACCTCCACAGTCTACTTCCTGGGAGTTTTAGTCGGATCCTTCTTCTCAGGACAGCTCTCAGACAG GTTTGGAAGGAAGCCTGTTTTCTTTACCACCATGGCCATTCAGACTATTTTTACCTTCGTTCAAATGTTTTCACCCTCTTGGACGGTGTTCTCCATCCTCCTCTTTATCAGTGGTTTGGGGCAGAGCTCCAACTATGTAGCCGCTTTTGTGCTGG GCAGTGAGATGTTAACTGGAAAAGTTCGTGTCCTGTTCTCCTCactgggtgtgtgtctgtgttttgccATTGGCTACATGATGCTGCCTCTCTTTGCTTACTTTTTGAGGGACTGGAAATCTCTATTGCTGGCTATCTCTCTGCCTGGCCTGCTCTACATCCCCCTCTGGTG GTTCATCCCAGAGTCTCCTCGGTGGTTGCTCTCTCAGGGAAGAGTGGAGGAGGCCGAGGCCATAGTGAGAAAGGCGGCTAAGAAGAACAAAGTCGAGGCTCCACGGGTGATCTTTGAAGATTACATTGCACAT GCTTATGAGACAAAGACAGATTCCAAGGAACAAAACAATGTCTTCGACCTGCTGAGgacaaaaaacatcagaaacacAACGGTTATTCTGTGCTTGTTGAT GTTCACTATGAGTTCTGGATACTTTGGCCTGTCCCTGAACACATCCCGACTTCATGCTAACCCTTatatcagctgtttcctctcAGCAGCTGTAGAGGTACCAGCATACATTTCCAGCTGGCTGGCACTACGATACCTTCCGCGACGTCTGTCTCTCGTCTCTATCTTGATGCTTGGAGGAATGTCTCTGTACTTCATTCAGCTGGTGCCTCAAA GTTTATCAGATATGGCTGTTGTTCTGGAGATGCTGGGTAAATTTGATTTTACCATCGGTTCTGCCCTGATGCTTGCCTACACTGCAGAGCTTTACCCAACAGTGCTCAGGAACACAGCAGCAGGGACGTGCAATGCTGCTTCCAGAGTGGGCAGCTGCATTGCCCCTTTTTTGTTACAGCTGG GTGTATACTTTAAGTATCTGCCTTACATTATACTGGGAACTCTATCTGTTGTGTCTGCCTTCGCTGCTCTCTTCCTGCCAGAGAGTTTTGGACGACCTCTACCTCAAACTATACAACAGATGCACAAGAGAGAAAG